The Fodinibius saliphilus genome segment ACACTATACTAATGGCCAGAAAATTACGTGGCTCATAACAGCACTGGTCTTATATGGTATCTTTTCGGATTACCTGGATGGCTATATCGCACGTTTAACAAATAATGTTACTGAATGGGGCAAAATACTGGATCCGGTAGCAGACAAATTCTGCGCCTTTTTCTTGTTTATGTATGCAACCTATATTGGTCTTATCCCACTTTGGTTTCTTCTTATAGAAGTTGCCCGCGACGCTATTATTATGGCGGGGTCGTTATATATACGAAAACTGCGCGGCAAAGTAGCTATGGCGGTAATGTCTGGTAAAATAAGTGTCAATGTATTGGGATTATATTGGCTTTCAGCTTTTTTCTATCCCGAAGCAACTCCAGTTCACCAGATGCTTATGGGAGCATCACTGGCACTTATGTTTTTCTCTTTGTTTGATTATCTTCATCGATTCAATCAAATACGAAA includes the following:
- a CDS encoding CDP-alcohol phosphatidyltransferase family protein, with protein sequence MSETFNIDQQDFEVKQDLFTWSNAISFSRILIALPIVYLHYTNGQKITWLITALVLYGIFSDYLDGYIARLTNNVTEWGKILDPVADKFCAFFLFMYATYIGLIPLWFLLIEVARDAIIMAGSLYIRKLRGKVAMAVMSGKISVNVLGLYWLSAFFYPEATPVHQMLMGASLALMFFSLFDYLHRFNQIRKGIAFN